DNA from Desulfarculus baarsii DSM 2075:
TCGTGATGATGGCCCACCAACAGGCCCGCCACGTCGGTGATGGCGTTGTGCCTTCCTGGTTTGATCATGCTTCAAGCCTTTTGTTGGGAATGAGCGTCAAGGCCGCGTCAATCAGCGGCTTTTTTTGGTATAGGCCACTGGCGGCCGGCCGTCAAGGGCCGGGCCCCAAACAACGGCGGCCTTCCCCCGCCAAGGGGAAGGCCGCGCGTTGGCCGTTTGCCGCGCCTCAGTAGCGGGCGCGGCCATAGGGCCCCGGATGATGGTGGGGGCCGGGGCGGTGATAATAGCCCGGCGGGCCCCACGGGCGATAATAATAGGGGCGCCGGGGCGGCGGGACCGGCACGTAGTAGGCCGGTGGCGGGTAGGGCGCGTAATAGCCCGGCGGCGGGCAAGGCGGCGGGGCCGGCACGTAGTAAACCGGCGGCGGCGGAACGTAGGGCCCGGGCAACACCACCGAAAAGCCCCAGCCTCCGCCGATGATCACGGGCGGGCGATGGGCCTGGGCCGGCGCGGCCGCGCACAGCGCCGTCACGACGGCCAAGGCGCAGCACCACAGGATCTTGGGCATGACACACGCTCCAGACGATGGCCAAAAGCGCGCCGGGCGCGTCAATTGGCCGGTTGGTTGAAGTTGCCGGCCGGCTGGCCGTAGCCGTCGCCGGGTTGGTTGAAGCCGCTGGTCGGTGGACTTGGTTCGGGCTTGGCCGGCGGTCCGGGCTGGCCGGGCTGGGCGCCGCCATAGATGTTGCGCAGCTCGATGAAACGGTCGCGGCCCAGGATCTTGCGCGCCTCCAGCAAAAAGCGCGACTTGTCCAGCGTCACCTCCGACTGGGCCTGGGCCAGTTGGGTAAACTGCTGGCGGATGGCCTCCTCGTCCAGGGGGTCTTGGTCGAAGTAGCTGTCGAGGGTGACCCTGGCCTGCTGGATCTGGTTGCGCTGGCTGATGATCTTGCGCCGCAGCTCCAGGTTGAGGTTTTCCAACGAGTCGATCTCCTCGGGGCTGAGGCTGAGCTGGGCGATGATCTCGGGCGACTGCCACCATTTGTAGAGCTTGTACATGTCGACCCCGCCCTGGGCCGCGGCCGGGGCGGCGACGGCCAGCGTCAGCAAGGCCGCGGCCAGCGTGACAATGAATTTTTGCGGCATGGCGCTTCCCTCCGCGATATGTTGCTAGCTCCGTGGCTCGTCGACATCCGAGACGGCGGCCTCGAAAAACTCCTGGTCGGCCTGACGCATGCCCCCGCTGATGACAAAGCGTTTGAAACGATCAAAGGGCTCCTCGGGCTGCCAATACATTTCGGTGGGGGCCGAGCGGGTCCACTGGCCGGCCAGGCCGACCAAGTCCAGCGGCTCGTCCAGATCGTCGGCCGGCGGCGCGGCCTGGGCCAGTGTGGCCGGGGCCGCTGGCGCGGGCCGGGCCGGGGCCTGGGTCGGCTCCATCGGCGGCGCGGCCTGGGCCAACGGGGCCGGGGCTTGCGCCGGCGGCGCGGCCACGGCCAGCGGGGCCACGGGCGCGGGCTGGCTGGGCGGCTGGAGCGGCGTGGCCAGGTTGAGGGCCACGGCGGCGGCCACGGCGGCGGCGGCCAGGCCGCGCAAGGGCCACAACCAGCGCTCGGCCTGACGTTTGCGCCGGGCCAGGGCCAGGCGGGGCGGCCGAGGCGGCGCCTTGACCACGCGCGCGGCCGCCGGGGCCAGCGCGGCCAAATCGGCCGCCAGGGCCTCCACCTGGGCCCGGCAGTAACCGCAGGCCGCCAGATGGGCCCGCACGATCTGCGACGAGCCGTCTTGGTCCACGGCCGCCCGAATGATCTCGGCCTCGCCGATGTGTTCGGTCGCTCTCATGCCTCGCCTCGCAACGCCTTCAGCAGCTCCGGCTTGCCGCGCAGCTTGGCTACCGCGCGATAAAGCTGTGTTTTAACGGCGCTTTCACTTTTGCCCAACGCCTGCGCCACTTCTTTTATGCCCAGGCCATCCAGAAAATGCAGCGTGAACGCCTCGCGCTCGCCGCCGGGCAGCCCCCGGCAGAAAGCGGCGATCATCCGCCACAGCTCCTTGCTGGCCACTTCGTCTTCCAACACCGGGCCGCCGGCGCGGCCGGCCGGGGCCGGCGTCTGCTCGTCATGTTCTTCCAACGGCCGCAGCAAGCGTCGCGCGCCCTGGCGGCGGTGATGGTCGCGCACCAGGTTGACGGCGATGCTGTAGAGCCAGGCCTTGAAGCAAGAGGCGTCGCGCAACTGGGCCAACCCGTCGAAAGCCTTGATAAAGGCCTCCTGGGCGATGTCCTCGGCGTCCATGTCCGACTGGGTGCGATAATAAACCATGCGGTAGATATCGCCCCAAAACATGTCCACCAGCTTGTCGAAGGCGAACTCGTCGCCGCCTTTGGCCTTTTGGGCCAGCGCGACGGCCAGGTCCAGCGACTGCGCGTTGTCGGATTGTGGATTCACGTCCGAAGGTCGCCTCTTGGTTGTGGCCTCCTCGCCAGCCTCGCGCGGGCTATGGCCTTTATTCGCGCAGACGTGGGGCGAGCTGATTTTGTCTACAAGTAAATCAGTTTTTTGGCGGAACGCGACTGGTTTATTGCTTGGCGATGGCCTCGTCCAGGATCCACACCGGCTCCTTGACCGGCTGGACCAGGGCGGCGGGCAGGCTTTTGTCGCCGGCGCGGACCCGTTGCAGGGCCTGGCGCTTGCCCTGGCCCATGACGAAAAACAGCGCCTGACGGGCGGCGTTGAACACCGGCAGCGTCAAGCTCACCCGCGCCACCGGCGGGTCGGCCTGGGGCGGCGGGCAGACGCCCACGGCCCAACGCCTGGTTTCGTTCAGGGCCGCGTCGCCGGGATAGAGGCTGGCCGTGTGGCCGTCGGCGCCCATGCCCAGGATCACCAGGTCGAACACCGGCGGCTCGTCGCCGCTGGCCTGAAAAAATTCGCGCAACAGCGCGTCGTATTGCCGGGCGGCCTCGTCGGGGCCCAATTCACCCTGGATGCGGTGGACGTTGGCCGCCGGCGGCGTGAAGCCGCCCTCGCACAGGCGCTTGGCCTGGCCGGCGTTGCTGCGGGGGTCATCCAGGGGCACGCAGCGCTCGTCGCCCCAGAAAAGGTGCACCTGCTCCCAGGGTATCTCGCCCACCTGGGGCGGTTGAACCAGCCTGGCGAACAGTGAAAGCGGCGAGCCGCCGCCGGGCAGGGCCACCGTGCAGACGCCCCGCGCCTGCGTCGCCTGGCGCACCACCTGAACAACCCGAGAGGCCGACACCCTGATCACCGCCTCGGGAGTGTCGAAGATCCATTCACCCAAAATCAGTCCTCGTTCCGGTCGGCCAGCAACGGGGCCACGTCCCGCGCCTGGGGCGGCCCCCAGCCGCCGGCCGGATAGAAATGCAGCCGCTTGCCGCGGTCGGCGCAGGCCTCGCAGGCCCGCAACAGCGGCTCCAGCCACTGCCAGCACAGCTCCACGCCGTCTTGCCGCCAAAACAATGTATGATCGCCCAACATGGCGTCCAGCAGCACTTTTTCGTAGGCGTCGTGCATGGGCTCGCCACCGGCCCGGAAGTCGAAGCCCATGCCCACCGTGCGCAGGCACAGCTTGGGGCCGGGCTTTTTGGTCTGGATGCTAAGGGTTATCGTTTCCTCGGGCTGGATGCCCAAGCTCAGGCGATTGCTGGTGATGTGCTCGCCCAGGGCCTGACGGAACAGCGAGTGGGGCACCTGCTTGAACTGGATGTCGATGCTGGTGCGCTTCTTGGCCAGGCGCTTGCCCGAGCACAGATAAAACGGCACGCCCTGCCAGCGCCAGTTGTCCACGAAAACGCGCAACGCCGCGAACGTGGGCGTGAGCGACCCAGGCGCCACGCCCGGCTCGTCGCGGTAGGCCACGACTTCCTGGCCCGCCACCCGGCCGGCGGCGTATTGGCCCAACACCAGCGTCCCGTCCAGATTATCGGCGGGTAGTGGCCGCAAACAGCGGAAAAGCCGGATTTTCTCGTCACGAACCCGCTCGGCGTCCATGTTGGGCGGGGCCTCGCCGGCCACCAGGGCCAAAAGCTGGAGCATGTGGTTCTGGAACATGTCGCGCAGCACGCCGGCTTGTTCATAATAGCCGGCCCGATGCTCCACGCCCAGGGTCTCGGCGGCGGTGATGGCCACGAAATCAACGTACTTGCGGTCCCACAGCGGCTCGAACACGGCGTTGGCGAAACGAAAGAGCATTAGGTTCTGCACCGTGTCCTTGGCCAGGTAATGGTCGATGCGAAAGATCTGCTCCTCGGCGAAGCCCTCGGCCAGGGCCGCGTTCAACTGGCGAGCGCTTTGCAGGTCGTCGCCAAAGGGCTTTTCGACCACCAGGCGCAGCCAGCCGGGGCCGTCGCTTTGGTTCATGCCGGCGGCGCTCAGGCTGCGGGCCACGTCGGCGTAGAGCTGGGGCGGGATGGCCAGGTTGTAGATGCGGTTGCCGCAGCCGCCGCAGTCGCGGTCGATGACCTCCAGCCGGTGGCGCAGGGGCGCGAAGCTGGCCGGGTCGTCGTAGGTCAGGGGCTGGTAGAACAACCGCCGGGCAAAGGCGTCCCACCGGGCCAGGTCCAGGCCGGCCTCGGCCACGGCCTGGGCCATCAGCTCGCGAAATTGGTCGTCGTCGTAGGCGGTGCGGGCGCAACCCACCACGGCCAGGCTCTCTTGCAGGCCGTGATTGACGAACAGGTCGTAGAGCGCCGGCATCAGCTTGCGGTGGCACAGGTCGCCCGAGGCGCCGAAGATGACGACCACGCAAGGGTCCGGCGCGCCCTCCAGATGGCAGCCGACGCCATCTTGGATGATTTGGCCCGCCCATGGCGGCGCACTAGTGGTCAAGGCTCGCTCCCGGCCCGCGCTCGCGGCCGTGCCAGCCGGCGGCGCGCTTGTTGAAAAACCAGCCGACGCATGGTCGGCGTTATGCCATTGTCCTCATTTCGCGGCCCAAAAACAAGAGGCGCGTCGGCCAGCGACGCGCCCCATGCGGCAATTTCGCCTTTTCAGGCCGTCAGTTGAGCAGCTCCAGCGCCTTGGCCACGACGTTTTCCACCGTGAAGCCAAACTTGGCCTGCAACACCCCGCCCGGGGCCGAAGCGCCGAAACGGTCCAGGCCGATCACCGCGCCGCCGTCGCCGACCCAGCGCTCCCAGCCCAGGGTCGCGCCCATCTCCACGGCCAGGCGGGCCCGCACCGTCGGCGGCAGCACGTGGTCGCGGTAGGCCTTTTCCTGGGCGGCGAAGATGTCCCAACTGGGCATGGAAACCACCCGCGCGGCCACGCCCCGTTGGGCCAGCTCTTTTTGCGCGGCCAGGCACAGGTGCAGCTCGGAGCCGGTGCCGATGAGGATCAGCCGGGGCTCGTCGTCGCAATTGCCCACCACGTAAGCGCCCCTGGCCACGCCCTCGGCCGCGCCCAGGGCCGGATCGAGGATGGGCAGACCCTGGCGGGTGAGCACGATGACCGTGGGGCCCTCGCCTTGCAGCGCGCAGGCCCAGGCCCCCACCGTCTCGCCGTAGTCGGCCGGGCGGATCAGGCGCAGGCCCGGCATGACCCGCAACGACATCAAGTGCTCCACCGGCTGGTGGGTCGGGCCGTCCTCGCCCACGCCGATGCTATCGTGGGTGAAGACAAAGATGCTCTTGCAGCCTTGCAGGGCGGCCAGGCGCAGGGCCGGCCGGCAAAAGTCGCTGAAAACGAAAAACGTCGCGCCGTAGGGGATCACCCCACCGTGCAGGGCCATGCCGTTGACGATGGCCGCCATGCCGTGCTCGCGCACGCCAAAGTGAATATTACGGCCGGCCGGCGGCTGGCCGGGGCGCATGTCGCCCGAGCCGGCGATGATCGTCTTGGTGCTGGGGGCCAGGTCGGCCGAACCACCCACCAGGTTGGGCACGCGTTTGGCCAGGGCGTTTAGCACCTTGCCGCTGGCGGCGCGGGTGGCCATCTTGCCGTCGGCCGGGCCCAGGGTGGGCACCTCGCCGCCAAAGCCCAGGGGCAGGCGGCCGGCGATCTGGGCCTCGAACTGGGCGGCCAGATCGGGTTGGGCCTGGGCAAAGGCCCGGAAGGCCTCTTGCCACTGGGCTTGCAGGGCCTGACCGGCGGCCTTGGACTGGCCCAGATAGGCCCGCGCCTGGTCGGAGACGGCGAAGGGTTCGGCCGACCAACCCAGCTTTTGCCGCGTGACGGCCATGGCCTCGGGGCCCAGGGGCTCGCCGTGGGCGCTGGCCTGGTCTTGCTTGGGGCTGCCCAGGCCGATGTGGGTGCGCACGGCGATGATGCTGGGGCGGCCGGTCTCGTCCTTGGCCGCCTGGATGGCCTGGGCGATGGCCTCCAGGTCCGCGCCGTCGGCCACGCGCTGCACGTGCCAGCCATAGGCCGCGAACCGGGCCATGGCGTCTTCGGTGAAGGCCAGGTCCGTGCCGCCCTCGATGGAAATGTGGTTGTCGTCGTAGAGATAAACCAGCTTGCCCAGGCCCAGCGTTCCGGCCAGCGAGGCCGCCTCGGAGGCCACGCCTTCCATCAGATCGCCGTCGCTGACGATGGCGTAGACGTGGTGATCGACCACCGCGTGGCCGGGCCGGTTGAACTGGCCGGCCAAGAAGCGCTCGGCCAGGGCCATGCCCACGCCCATGGAAAGGCCCATGCCCAGGGGGCCTGTGGTGCATTCCACGCCGGGGGTCTGGCCGTATTCGGGGTGACCGGGGGTCTTGCTCTCCCACTGGCGGAAGTTTTTCAGCTCGTCCAGCGATAGATCATAGCCATGCAGGTGCAACAGGGCGTAGAGCAGCGCCGAGCCGTGACCGGCCGAAAGCACGAAGCGATCGCGGTTGGGCCAACTGGGATCGGCCGGATTGTGGCGCAAAAAGCGGCTCCAGAGCACGTGGGCCATGGCCGCGGCGCCCATGGGCATGCCGGGGTGGCCGGAGTTGGCCTTTTCGACCATGTCGGCGGCCAGCATGCTGATGGCGCTGACGGCCTGACGGTCCAGTTGGCTGTCTACCTTGAACATGGCAATCTCTCTCGGGTTGTCGGATGGGCCTTGGGCCGGCTTTTGCCGGAACTGGCACTAAGCTACCCGCTTTTGGGCGATTCGCAAAGACCCCCGGCGCGCCGGGCGGCATTTTTTTGGCCGGCCGAGGCCCAAAACGGCCGAAGCCGCGCGGAAGGCGCGGCCTCGGAGCGCGGGTGGGCGCGACCTCAGACGTCGAGGACGCACTTGGTGAAGTCGATCTGCGTCCCACAGTTGGAGCACTTGCGCGGCTTGTCGAACTCATCCGAGAAAATCTCGTTGGCGTGGCCGCAGTTGGGGCACTTGCACGAAAAGACCTTCAGGCCCTTGTTGGCCTCGAAACCGGGGCAATGTTTGGGGGTGGTCAGCTCATCAGCCACTGCGCTACTCCTTTTCAGGCAGGTTGGGCCGCCCGGCCGACGCGCGGGCGGCGATGCTCTCGCTTTTTTCCTACATATTAAATTGTGCGCGCCTCGGCCCGGCCTCGTCAAGCCTTGGCCGGCGGCAAAATCCGCCCCGGCAAAGCCGGCTAACGCCTTGCAAGATTGCCTGGTTTGGTGTAGGAAAAACTGCCCCGGATCGTCCACCGGGTCACTATCAGTTTTTTTGGAGGTGCCTCATGGCCGTGGTCGCGCCCTTCCGGGCCCTGCGCTACAACCTTGACAAAATCGCCGGCATGGAACAGGTCGTCACCCCGCCATACGACGTGATCAACGCCAGCCAGCAGGACGGCTTTTACAACGCCGACCCCCACAACATCATCCGCCTGGAGCTAAACCGCAAGCGCGACAGCGACAGCGCCGCCGACAATCGCTACACCCGCGCCGCCGAACACCTCCAGCGCTGGATGCAAAGCGGCGTGCTCAAGCGCGACGAAAAGCCGGCCTTTTAT
Protein-coding regions in this window:
- a CDS encoding periplasmic heavy metal sensor — encoded protein: MPQKFIVTLAAALLTLAVAAPAAAQGGVDMYKLYKWWQSPEIIAQLSLSPEEIDSLENLNLELRRKIISQRNQIQQARVTLDSYFDQDPLDEEAIRQQFTQLAQAQSEVTLDKSRFLLEARKILGRDRFIELRNIYGGAQPGQPGPPAKPEPSPPTSGFNQPGDGYGQPAGNFNQPAN
- a CDS encoding RNA polymerase sigma factor, with protein sequence MNPQSDNAQSLDLAVALAQKAKGGDEFAFDKLVDMFWGDIYRMVYYRTQSDMDAEDIAQEAFIKAFDGLAQLRDASCFKAWLYSIAVNLVRDHHRRQGARRLLRPLEEHDEQTPAPAGRAGGPVLEDEVASKELWRMIAAFCRGLPGGEREAFTLHFLDGLGIKEVAQALGKSESAVKTQLYRAVAKLRGKPELLKALRGEA
- the pgl gene encoding 6-phosphogluconolactonase, coding for MGEWIFDTPEAVIRVSASRVVQVVRQATQARGVCTVALPGGGSPLSLFARLVQPPQVGEIPWEQVHLFWGDERCVPLDDPRSNAGQAKRLCEGGFTPPAANVHRIQGELGPDEAARQYDALLREFFQASGDEPPVFDLVILGMGADGHTASLYPGDAALNETRRWAVGVCPPPQADPPVARVSLTLPVFNAARQALFFVMGQGKRQALQRVRAGDKSLPAALVQPVKEPVWILDEAIAKQ
- the zwf gene encoding glucose-6-phosphate dehydrogenase, whose amino-acid sequence is MTTSAPPWAGQIIQDGVGCHLEGAPDPCVVVIFGASGDLCHRKLMPALYDLFVNHGLQESLAVVGCARTAYDDDQFRELMAQAVAEAGLDLARWDAFARRLFYQPLTYDDPASFAPLRHRLEVIDRDCGGCGNRIYNLAIPPQLYADVARSLSAAGMNQSDGPGWLRLVVEKPFGDDLQSARQLNAALAEGFAEEQIFRIDHYLAKDTVQNLMLFRFANAVFEPLWDRKYVDFVAITAAETLGVEHRAGYYEQAGVLRDMFQNHMLQLLALVAGEAPPNMDAERVRDEKIRLFRCLRPLPADNLDGTLVLGQYAAGRVAGQEVVAYRDEPGVAPGSLTPTFAALRVFVDNWRWQGVPFYLCSGKRLAKKRTSIDIQFKQVPHSLFRQALGEHITSNRLSLGIQPEETITLSIQTKKPGPKLCLRTVGMGFDFRAGGEPMHDAYEKVLLDAMLGDHTLFWRQDGVELCWQWLEPLLRACEACADRGKRLHFYPAGGWGPPQARDVAPLLADRNED
- the tkt gene encoding transketolase translates to MFKVDSQLDRQAVSAISMLAADMVEKANSGHPGMPMGAAAMAHVLWSRFLRHNPADPSWPNRDRFVLSAGHGSALLYALLHLHGYDLSLDELKNFRQWESKTPGHPEYGQTPGVECTTGPLGMGLSMGVGMALAERFLAGQFNRPGHAVVDHHVYAIVSDGDLMEGVASEAASLAGTLGLGKLVYLYDDNHISIEGGTDLAFTEDAMARFAAYGWHVQRVADGADLEAIAQAIQAAKDETGRPSIIAVRTHIGLGSPKQDQASAHGEPLGPEAMAVTRQKLGWSAEPFAVSDQARAYLGQSKAAGQALQAQWQEAFRAFAQAQPDLAAQFEAQIAGRLPLGFGGEVPTLGPADGKMATRAASGKVLNALAKRVPNLVGGSADLAPSTKTIIAGSGDMRPGQPPAGRNIHFGVREHGMAAIVNGMALHGGVIPYGATFFVFSDFCRPALRLAALQGCKSIFVFTHDSIGVGEDGPTHQPVEHLMSLRVMPGLRLIRPADYGETVGAWACALQGEGPTVIVLTRQGLPILDPALGAAEGVARGAYVVGNCDDEPRLILIGTGSELHLCLAAQKELAQRGVAARVVSMPSWDIFAAQEKAYRDHVLPPTVRARLAVEMGATLGWERWVGDGGAVIGLDRFGASAPGGVLQAKFGFTVENVVAKALELLN